TATCGAGGCCTGGCCtagaaaaaaatctaaaaacaaattaatttatacccAAATCTTACCCAATATATTGAACCTCACTCAAGACTCATGGGTCTCTAGATCGGACTAGACCTAGTGTTTGGGTTCTATCAGACCCAAacctgattttctttttagaaatcgtactaattaaattaatttttctattttcaatttttatccaaaatttatcaataaatttagaattattgaGATCAATTTACGAATAcctagacaaaaaaaaaatctaaaaacaaattaatttatacccAAATCTTACCCAATATATTGAACCTCACTCAAGACTCATGGGTCTCTAGATCGGACTAGACCTAGTGTTTGGGTTCTATCAGACCCAAacctgattttctttttagaaatcgtactaattaaattaatttttctattttcaatttttatccaaaatttatcaataaatttagaattattgaGATCAATTTAcgaataattcttttttgataaatttttataaaaaaaaatatatcattcatTATACCGTTTacaacataatttataaaaatattacacattaaataatttcttaaattttttacattaaataagtattggttatatttaattcatttaatattattgatcagaGTATGcttgttgtaataatttttgttagataatGATATTCGACATGTATGTTcgtaatcaatttatttcaattaataataatttatccctcttacttttaaaaaaaacactaatatacaaaatccttttaaaaaataaaaccccaTCAGCTTTCAACTTCTCACAGACAGGCAACACAACCCCTTCAGGCGTAAgactttcttccttttttttagaAGGATTTTGTGCCTATTAGAGTTTTAggtaaattatacttaaattttatctaaaaatatgaaattatactttctttttaaaaaaaaattaaattatacttacatttCCTCTGAAAGTTTAGTGTTTTCACTTGattcctttaatttttgttaggaTTTATACGAGAAATGTTGAcgttaataaacaaaattgtatagatttttaattttacccttcatttaacattctcatgtaataattttatacttataaaaaaaaaatatcatgatgTTAACCttactccatatatatatatatatatagtacatctgttcatttataaatacaaaattattatacgagaatattaaatgagagttaaaattaaaaatttatataaatttttttttgcttacttcagtattttttatccaaactcTAATCAACAGgagtcaaatttaaataaaaaaaatttaggaaaaaatattttatcctaACTCATATTAGATTTGGTTGTTTAGCacaaaaaacatgaaatattaTGAGAGTAGAAGGAAGACAATGGTTTAAACGCGCTATTGAggtattaaattataattagatgGGTGTCCTTATTTGTGTCCTATTTTCACGCTAATTGCCGGCCCAGAGTCAAAAAGTACGAATTCAGTAACCTGTCGGGTTCCGTTGTGGATCGAATTTTCCGTTgcaaagtttttattttttattttatttaacacacacatattatatgtataaattgttttcaaaataaaatatttaatgaaatcatCCTTATACATATTGtgtgtatattaaataaaatgataaattataattacatttcctAAGAtagcataattacgaatactcccctcaaatttaaaataattgtgtaGTCCCTAGACGGTGAagttaacattattattttatctttattgattttttttaaaaataaaaaaaatatttaaaaaatataaaaactattCGAAGGTagacaatataaataatttagagggaatattagttcataaaaatattttaaaattataatatatatatatatatataaagtcataatttataatctaaaagtacattttggtcagttcaccataaaaattagatgaaaagtTGAAAGTATTTGTTGGTAGACGTACGTTAAAATTATatgggtatttgtaatttctcaaacaatgaggcatgtatttatatttatactaaatctCAGGAGAGacggttgtaatttactcttaaataaaataatattttcaacaaaaaattcaatctgaaTGAGTTGGGGCCctaaaactttaattaaaataggaatgcaGCTTATAATATGTTAAACTTTAATAAAGGATGTCAGCTTAATTTCCTCGGATGTAGTGCCTATAAAGCAAGAGCCGTTcgtccaattttttatttcaaatttttttatatataagaattcttttgaaaaataaaataaaataaatgatgtaaTTTAGGTAGATGTAGAaggtatatattaaatgaagtagagatttaatatgattttgaatacaaaagtatttataaagcCAGAGAGTGTTTATAAATgtcttaaataaataaataaatatttatcagcttattgttgaaaatagtatttttattttataaattttacttttaaaatgcttaaattaagttgatttaaatccaaatattataaacagCTCCATCGATTTTTGTAACTTACAAGTAAAATTGTAAGTATTAAGATATTTATCGATGCAGTCcaccttcaattttttttcgttatttttttgttataaaaaactttcaacttttactaaaaggaaaaatgcaaacaatcacggtaatattgtaaatgaacaaattatctcctattaaaaaaaataataataatttacctccatgtgttttttttcctcatcTATCCAGCATCCCGAACACACCTCATAAGCCCATTAGAACAAGAAAACTTTAGGGCAAAGCTCACCAAACCTTGGCCAGCTTAGCAGGTTCTAACTACTCACATGCACAAGGCATCTTGTTATCTGCTTGTCTCAGAGGAATCTCTCAGAAGTTACAATGCAATGTCCAAAGCATTGCAAGGATAAGAATCATTTTTCCAGAAAAGTAAAAGGTGTAAAGGGATGATTGCCATTGAGGGTTGGGTTCAAAAGAAGACCAACAGGTGATGAATGCAATTAGTACTAGAGTATGCTTAGATGTCGAATCGAAGCATCGACAAATTTCAGGTTGTAACGTATGGTTTTCGTTCTGTCGTTAGGACATATCTGTATATAACAATTCATGTTTCCTCTATAACCTACAAGAATTTGAACTGTGATTTTGTCATCTGCAATTTCAAATTATGTCGATCACACTGAACACATCATACAATTGGGGGAGGACGAGTCTCCCATATGTCAAACACGTTTTCTTCACTGTGTAGGGCGAAAAGCCTGTCGCCCCCTATCGAAAAATCACATATGGAACCACCGTGACTGTTTCGTAGCCTCGATGTCAGTACCCAATCTGGACCACAGAAAACTGAAATACTGTCGTTCATCGATGAAAAGAGCTGCCCTTCGTGCAATGCTAGTTTAGGATAGCATGGCTCGTCGGGCATTTTGCCTTTCATCAACCGACTTCTTGAGCTCCACCTAACTACCCCAGCAGAACTTCTCAAGTCCATGAATCCTAAATCCTCATACTCGTTCACAACACATATAGAGTTGGTCTCCTCCATTGCTATCGCATCCCTGACCCGTCGCTCGTCTGTTGTAGGAGCCCCTACATCGGACCAACACCAAACCATGTTCTTGTCTCTAAAATCCAACAGACTGATGTAACAATTATCCTTCCTTGGAAACAAAGTAGCCACCAGCAAACAGTTGGTACCATGTAACCACTGCAACTTGTCTGCATCACCAAGTGACCATCCAGGTGGTTCGTAGAAAAAATCTATCTGCTTTCCAGTTAATTGGTCCCAGACGCCGATCCCATATTCATTGCTCCTACCTTTACAGCTGGAGAACAGCTTGTAATCTGAATTAAAGCTCAATGCACCACCCGTGTAACTCTTTACCTGGTTATCATGTGTGACATGAAACTTATACCTTAGTTCTCCCGTTGACGCGCTGAACAACCCCATCCCCCCATCGTCCCGCCCCAACCTTTCACAAGCACTGATCACAATGCTTTCCGAATCGATCCAAATTGCATCATTCACCCTCTGGTAATCAAGACTTATTGGAGGGTGCTCCTCCAGCATCCAGTCATACACATGAACCATACTGCCGTGAGCCACGCAGCAACCTCCATCCGGCCCTGCCCGGATAGCTGTGCCATCGCCAGGAGCCCGACCCATTATCGACTGCGCCAAATGGAGCCTGTTACCATCAAATGGGCCCCACATAGCAGCCCTGACATGGTCCAAGAGGCCATAAAACAGGGCCTCCCTGTATAGTAATTTTTCAGGAATGTTTGACGGAATGTAAAGCTCTCCTGTCCTAAGGAGATCAAGCAGGACAGCAAAGCAATCAGGGTTTCGGTCAATGAAGTGCTCGGTGCCCATCACATTGGGTTGAAGATCCCAATTATCATCAAACATAGCTCCAAACAGGGAATCACGACCAGCAATTGCAAGAGTCGTCGCTGTGGTCTCAAAGATTCTGCCACCAACGTTAAACCTCACCCTATCTTTCTGAACTCCCATGACTCAAACGCAAAGAAGCCAGAAAAGAGTAGGAAGCCAGTGAAAACAGAGGAATCACACAAGAAAGTATAAAGAGAAACACCAAGACATTTGAGAACAAcacttttctttccctttttttttcaaatatatatgaaaaaagagAATTCTGGAATAACCCGGATAAGATTTTGAATTGGAAGACAAGACACAAGGTAGCCGCTCAAATTTGAAACTTCCAATCCAAACACCTCACAACTACAAAATCAGTGAATCTCAACAACAAAGACAGAAGATTGGAAATCCTTGATTCTTCCAAGAGGAGCTTCAATTCAATGCCGAAATTTCAAATGCAAAAGACCATAGCAAGCTATAGAA
The window above is part of the Sesamum indicum cultivar Zhongzhi No. 13 linkage group LG7, S_indicum_v1.0, whole genome shotgun sequence genome. Proteins encoded here:
- the LOC110011238 gene encoding BTB/POZ domain-containing protein At2g24240; translation: MGVQKDRVRFNVGGRIFETTATTLAIAGRDSLFGAMFDDNWDLQPNVMGTEHFIDRNPDCFAVLLDLLRTGELYIPSNIPEKLLYREALFYGLLDHVRAAMWGPFDGNRLHLAQSIMGRAPGDGTAIRAGPDGGCCVAHGSMVHVYDWMLEEHPPISLDYQRVNDAIWIDSESIVISACERLGRDDGGMGLFSASTGELRYKFHVTHDNQVKSYTGGALSFNSDYKLFSSCKGRSNEYGIGVWDQLTGKQIDFFYEPPGWSLGDADKLQWLHGTNCLLVATLFPRKDNCYISLLDFRDKNMVWCWSDVGAPTTDERRVRDAIAMEETNSICVVNEYEDLGFMDLRSSAGVVRWSSRSRLMKGKMPDEPCYPKLALHEGQLFSSMNDSISVFCGPDWVLTSRLRNSHGGSICDFSIGGDRLFALHSEENVFDIWETRPPPIV